Proteins co-encoded in one Vicia villosa cultivar HV-30 ecotype Madison, WI unplaced genomic scaffold, Vvil1.0 ctg.001844F_1_1_1, whole genome shotgun sequence genomic window:
- the LOC131636852 gene encoding uncharacterized protein LOC131636852 yields MAVDGSRPDGGWETVKIRDGRSSPPRWDVFPWGGGSVGNQKGALTSVYFSKFPDSYSAKSFFELFACIGKVAEVAISPRKNRFGIKFGFAGFEGVEDGRLLAVRCDNVMILGVKIHANLPRFECPRFDSGKGGGFQVSHEGGVPQKKTETKGAGVFARSDRRDGRSYAKVVHEGEGSNYQVCAESRPKLRYSSKAEDRNRLEKAYVGVVSIPGSTYNIQSHFEMEGFFQVKVTPMGGNLCLLEESEEGIIKDLIGDGETWWKQWFQVIRRWNELDIDDGRVSWISVYGVPIHAWNAEFFTAVANSLGTFICLDESTAEGSNFDTARMMVRVKLNHELASRMEVRIDEKIFVPTKKEDAVGSMHNVTGSDCNDDILLSNPVSLAGLNSVTVLDPYSVLPKNAAGAISNHRSVSGEIPGVRRKEGVIVLEGGTVSIGCNVGEL; encoded by the exons CGTGGGGTGGAGGTAGTGTCGGTAATCAGAAAGGGGCGCTGACTTCGGTTTATTTCTCGAAATTTCCAGATTCTTACTCTGCGAAGTCTTTTTTCGAGCTCTTTGCGTGTATTGGGAAGGTGGCGGAGGTGGCCATTTCTCCAAGGAAGAATCGTTTCGGCATAAAATTTGGTTTCGCTGGGTTCGAAGGGGTGGAGGATGGAAGGTTGCTTGCGGTTCGTTGTGACAACGTGATGATTTTGGGGGTCAAAATTCACGCCAATCTCCCCAGATTTGAATGCCCTCGGTTCGATTCGGGGAAGGGTGGAGGGTTCCAGGTATCTCATGAAGGGGGGGTTCCTCAGAAGAAGACTGAAACGAAGGGTGCAGGGGTTTTTGCAAGGAGTGATAGAAGGGATGGTAGATCCTACGCTAAGGTGGTGCACGAGGGTGAGGGGAGTAACTATCAGGTTTGCGCAGAGTCCCGACCAAAGCTTCGTTATTCCTCTAAAGCTGAAGACAGAAACAGATTGGAGAAAGCATATGTGGGTGTTGTGTCTATTCCCGGTTCGACCTACAACATTCAGTCTCATTTTGAAATGGAGGGGTTTTTTCAGGTTAAGGTGACCCCTATGGGGGGAAATTTGTGTCTATTGGAAGAGTCGGAGGAGGGTATTATTAAGGATCTCATTGGCGACGGTGAAACATGGTGGAAGCAGTGGTTTCaagtaataaggaggtggaatgagttagacattgatgatggtagAGTCAGTTGGATTAGCGTGTACGGTGTGCCTATTCACGCGTGGAACGCAGAGTTTTTCACGGCTGTAGCTAACTCTTTGGGGACGTTCATTTGTCTTGACGAATCTACGGCAGAAGGATCTAATTTTGATACGGCAAGGATGATGGTGAGAGTTAAACTGAATCATGAGTTAGCATCAAGGATGGAGGTTCGTATCGACGAGAAGATTTTTGTACCGACAAAGAAGGAGGATGCTGTGGGATCGATGCACAACGTAACAG GAAGCGATTGCAACGATGATATTTTGTTATCTAATCCTGTTAGTCTGGCCGGTCTGAATTCTGTTACTGTTTTAGATCCTTATTCTGTTCTGCCCAAGAATGCTGCGGGTGCGATTTCGAATCATAGGTCCGTTTCAGGGGAGATTCCAGGGGTACGAAGGAAGGAGGGAGTCATAGTTTTGGAGGGTGGGACAGTTTCCATTGGCTGCAACGTTGGTGAATTGTAG
- the LOC131636853 gene encoding uncharacterized mitochondrial protein AtMg01250-like produces the protein MGFGDKWRGWMEKLVFNSHMLILVNGSPTDDFEVGKGLRQGDPLSSFLFVLVSEGLTELVRKSIEIGDFDCFSINRNCPIDILQFEDDTLLVRKGNWNHVWAIKAVLKAFELVSGLGINHHKSKLIGINLNVSFLEAA, from the coding sequence ATGGGGTTCGGAGATAAGTGGAGAGGTTGGATGGAAAAGTTGGTGTTCAATAGTCATATGTTGATTCTAGTGAATGGGAGTCCGACGGATGATTTTGAAGTGGGTAAGGGGTTGAGGCAAGGTGATCCCCTATcttcttttctctttgttttggtTTCGGAGGGTTTAACGGAATTGGTTAGGAAGTCTATTGAGATTGGTGATTTTGATTGTTTCTCCATCAATCGGAATTGTCCAATTGATATCCTCCAATTTGAGGACGACACTTTGTTGGTAAGGAAAGGGAATTGGAATCATGTTTGGGCAATAAAGGCGGTTCTTAAGGCTTTTGAGTTGGTGTCGGGCTTAGGCATAAATCATCACAAAAGCAAACTAATCGGGATAAATCTTAATGTGAGTTTTTTGGAAGCGGCTTAG
- the LOC131636854 gene encoding protein neprosin-like gives MVFNSSICCLLLYIFIVVSSISSTNSLKTENHKSVNQTFRSEEDLQKLKKTIATRLQKINKPAVKTIQVPNGDIIDCVLTHKQLAFDHPLLKGQKPMDLPKSLREKNQSGNMSDFQLWNLFGESCPEGTIPVRRVTEQDMLRAYSINSFGKKLRREVKRKNVSDEHEHAVAIVSQDEYFGAQATFNVWSPYVEVQTEFSLSQMWVSSGTDGEDLNSIEAGWHVYPHLYGDNRPRLFIFWTADAYKSTGCYNLACPGFVHTNQNFPIGVALPKFSTYKGQQFAITLKIMKDKNTGNWLLVIGAGNIIGYWPTSLFSHLKNDAEEIHFGGEIVNENSRGVHTSTAMGSGHFAEEGFGKAAYIRNMQVINSDNKLIPLENPTYVASNPNCYNIQGKYSPKWGDHMYFGGPGKSDKCP, from the exons ATGGTCTTTAATTCTTCAATTTGTTGCCTCCTCCTATACATTTTTATAGTTGTTTCTTCTATTTCTTCTACTAATTCTTTAAAAACAGAAAACCACAAATCAGTCAATCAAACTTTTCGATCAGAGGAAGATCTTCAAAAATTGAAAAAGACAATAGCTACACGTCTTCAAAAAATTAACAAGCCTGCAGTTAAGACAATTCAG GTTCCTAATGGTGATATCATAGACTGCGTTTTAACTCATAAACAACTAGCTTTTGATCATCCTTTATTGAAAGGACAAAAACCAatg GATCTTCCAAAAAGTTTAAGAGAGAAGAATCAAAGTGGCAATATGAGTGACTTTCAATTGTGGAACTTATTTGGTGAATCGTGTCCTGAAGGAACAATTCCAGTTAGAAGAGTCACAGAACAAGACATGTTAAGAGCTTACTCTATTAATAGCTTTGGAAAGAAACTT CGCCGAGAAGTCAAGCGGAAAAATGTGAGTGATGAGCATG AGCATGCAGTTGCAATAGTGTCCCAGGATGAATATTTTGGAGCACAAGCTACATTTAATGTATGGAGTCCCTATGTGGAAGTTCAAACTGAATTTAGCTTGTCTCAAATGTGGGTTTCGTCTGGTACAGATGGAGAAGATCTCAACTCCATTGAAGCTGGTTGGCAT GTCTATCCGCATCTCTACGGTGACAATCGCCCGAGACTTTTTATTTTTTGGACG GCTGATGCATATAAAAGCACTGGATGCTACAATTTAGCATGTCCAGGCTTTGTTCATACTAACCAAAATTTTCCAATTGGAGTTGCACTTCCAAAATTCTCTACATATAAAGGACAGCAGTTTGCTATTACCTTAAAGATAATGAAG GATAAAAACACTGGAAATTGGTTGCTTGTAATTGGAGCTGGAAATATAATTGGGTACTGGCCAACTTCCTTGTTCTCACACTTGAAAAATGATGCAGAAGAAATTCATTTTGGTGGAGAAATAGTGAATGAAAATTCTAGAGGGGTTCATACTTCCACCGCAATGGGTAGTGGTCACTTTGCTGAAGAGGGTTTTGGAAAAGCTGCATATAttagaaatatgcaagttataaATTCTGATAACAAGTTGATTCCATTGGAAAATCCCACATATGTAGCATCAAATCCAAATTGTTATAATATACAAGGAAAGTATAGTCCAAAGTGGGGGGATCACATGTACTTTGGTGGACCTGGTAAGAGTGATAAATGTCCCTAA
- the LOC131636856 gene encoding uncharacterized protein LOC131636856, whose protein sequence is MENNGRFHMKKLYLGYLQHVPKVEWKGLLCGDRRITLKDRLAKFGRIDDIDCIFYNGVESLEHILFDCRYTKRIWEDVLSWIKVRHDPLGWNEEITWMIKICNSRNSRGQIVKMAIEEIIHETWWDRNLVVHSIDNSNKNTSKRDIDNIVNSMWGYPKLRGTLAQILML, encoded by the coding sequence ATGGAGAATAATGGCAGGTTTCATATGAAAAAATTGTATTTGGGTTATTTGCAACATGTACCAAAAGTAGAGTGGAAGGGTTTGTTATGCGGCGACAGAAGGATTACACTGAAAGATAGGCTGGCTAAGTTTGGTCGAATTGATGACATTGATTGTATCTTCTACAATGGTGTTGAATCTTTAGAACATATATTATTTGATTGTAGGTACACAAAACGGATTTGGGAGGACGTTCTTAGTTGGATTAAGGTGCGGCATGATCCTCTTGGCTGGAATGAGGAGATTACTTGGATGATAAAGATATGTAATAGCAGAAACTCACGTGGTCAAATAGTAAAAATGGCAATTGAGGAAATAATACACGAGACATGGTGGGATAGAAACCTAGTTGTTCATAGCATAGATAATAGTAACAAGAATACTTCAAAGAGAGATATAGATAATATTGTAAATAGTATGTGGGGTTACCCCAAACTTAGAGGGACATTAGCTCAAATATTGATGCTCTAG